The following proteins come from a genomic window of Trifolium pratense cultivar HEN17-A07 linkage group LG4, ARS_RC_1.1, whole genome shotgun sequence:
- the LOC123920760 gene encoding protein transport protein SEC31 homolog B isoform X1 — MACIKGVNRSASVALAPDAPYLAAGTMAGAVDLSFSSSANLEIFKLDFQSDDPELPLVAEYPSSDRFNRLSWGRNGSSSEGFSLGLVAGGLVDGNIDIWNPLTLIRSEENESSLVGHLVRHKGPVRGLEFNTIAPNLLASGAEDGEICIWDLANPSEPTHFPPLKGSGSASQGEVSFLSWNSKVQHILASTSYNGTTVVWDLKKQKPVISFADSVRRRCSALQWNPDVATQLVVASDEDGSPSIRLWDMRNIMTPIKEFEGHTRGVIAMSWCPNDSSYLLTCGKDSRTICWDTISGEIAYELPAGTNWNFDVHWYSKIPGVISASSFDGKIGIYNIKGCRGSGETDFSAAPLRAPKWYKRPAGVSFGFGGKLVSFRPSASGSPAGASEVYVHNMVTEDGLVSRSSEFEAAIQNGERTLLRVLCDKKTQESESEEERETWGFLKVMFEDDGTARTKLLTHLGFNAPSETKDTVSDDISQEVNAIGLEDTAVNNVGHVATTETNIFSSDNGEDFFNNLPSPKAETPPSMAASNFVVADNANGSEKIEDDDVEVEESSDPSFDDSVQRALVVGDYKGAVSQCISANKWADALVIAHVGSTSLWESTRDQYLKKNRSPYLKVVDIITSYNLFKFHIQQKLSNSYQIFIFCKSLSFVVHFYFQVVSAMVSNDLLSLVNTRPLKFWKETLALLCSFAQRDEWTMLCDTLASKLMGAGNTLAATLCFICAGNIDKTVEIWSRSLSDEHEGKSYVDLLQDLMEKTIVLALATGQKRFSASLCKLVEKYAEILASQGLLTTAMEYLKLLGSEELSTELVILKDRIALSTEPEKDLKTTGFENSQSHGGSFYGADNSNYNMNYYQESASPQVPHSVPGVQYPDSYQQPFDPRYGSGYNTPVPHQQPQQPNLFVPSQATQVPQAPQLNFSSTSVAPPPVRTFDPQTPPVLKNVELYQQPTLGSQLYNTNNNPPFQPTNPPYQPTPAPSQMNMGHGHNLPHVAAPTSNPMGFMPIPSSAGVQRPGVGSSQPPSPPQPQPIQPAAAPAAPPPTVQTADTSRVPAHQVPIVNTLTRLFNETSEALGGPRANVPKKREIEDNSKKLGGLFAKLNSGDISKNASDKLLQLCKAIDIGDFTEALQIQVLLTTTEWDECQTWLGPLKRMIKTKQSVRLS, encoded by the exons ATGGCGTGTATCAAAGGGGTTAATCGATCGGCGTCAGTGGCGCTGGCGCCCGATGCACCGTATCTCGCTGCCGGTACTATGGCCGGCGCCGTTGATCTATCTTTTAGCTCATCGGCAAATCTTGAAATATTCAAGCTTGATTTCCAATCCGATGATCCCGAACTGCCTCTTGTTGCTGAATACCCTAGCTCCGACCGTTTCAACCGTTTATCTTGGGGGAGAAACGGTTCTTCTTCTGAAGGTTTTTCTCTTGGACTCGTTGCTGGTGGATTAGTCGATGGAAACATTGATATCTGGAATCCTCTCACTCTGATTCg tTCGGAGGAAAATGAAAGTTCTCTAGTTGGACACCTTGTAAGGCATAAGGGACCG GTTCGTGGACTTGAGTTTAATACAATTGCACCCAATCTTCTTGCATCTGGGGCTGAGGATGGTGAAATTTGCATATGGGATTTGGCCAATCCTTCAGAGCCTACACATTTTCCACCATTAAAG GGTAGTGGCTCTGCTTCCCAGGGGGAAGTTTCATTCTTATCTTGGAATAGTAAAGTGCAACACATATTAGCATCCACTTCATATAATGGGACCACTG TGGTTTGGGACCTAAAGAAGCAAAAGCCAGTGATAAG CTTTGCAGACTCAGTTAGACGGCGGTGCTCAGCTTTGCAGTGGAATCCTGATGTTGCTACACAACTTGTTGTTGCATCAGATGAAGACGGATCTCCTTCTATAAGG CTTTGGGATATGAGAAATATAATGACACCGATAAAGGAGTTTGAGGGGCACACTAGAG GGGTAATTGCAATGTCATGGTGTCCCAATGATAGCTCTTATTTGCTTACCTGTGGCAAGGATAGCCGAACTATATGCTGGGACACTATTTCTGGAGAG ATTGCCTATGAATTGCCAGCCGGAACTAACTGGAACTTTGATGTGCATTGGTATTCTAAGATACCTGGAGTAATATCAGCATCTTCCTTTGATGGAAAAATAGGCATATACAATATTAAG GGTTGCCGTGGTTCTGGAGAGACTGATTTTAGTGCAG CACCGCTGAGAGCTCCAAAATGGTATAAACGTCCTGCTGGTGTGTCatttggctttggaggtaaacTTGTGTCATTTCGTCCCAGTGCTTCAGGTTCTCCTGCTGGGGCTTCAGAG GTTTATGTGCATAACATGGTCACTGAAGACGGTCTGGTGAGTCGATCATCTGAATTTGAAGCTGCAATACAGAATGGGGAAAGAACTTTATTAAGGGTTTTATGTGATAAAAAGACTCAGGAATCAGA ATCCGAGGAGGAAAGGGAAACATGGGGCTTTTTGAAGGTTATGTTTGAAGATGATGGAACTGCAAGAACAAAACTTCTCACACACCTTGGTTTTAACGCACCAAGTGAAACAAAAGACACAGTTAGTGATGATATTTCTCAGGAAGTAAATGCTATTGGACTTGAGGACACAGCTGTTAATAACGTAGGGCATGTGGCTACTACTGAAACCAATATTTTCTCTTCTGACAACGGGGAGGATTTCTTTAACAATCTTCCCAGTCCTAAAGCTGAGACTCCTCCATCTATGGCTGCAAGCAACTTTGTTGTTGCAGATAATGCAAATGGTTCAGAGAAAATCGAAGATGATGATGTGGAAGTGGAAGAGAGCAGTGATCCTTCATTTGATGACAGTGTTCAGCGTGCTTTAGTTGTTGGGGACTACAAGGGGGCAGTTTCTCAATGCATATCTGCTAATAAGTGGGCTGATGCTTTAGTTATTGCTCACGTGGGTAGTACCTCCTTGTGGGAAAGTACACGGGATCAATACCTTAAGAAGAACCGATCACCATACTTAAAGGTAGTTGATATTATTACATCTTACAATCTGTTTAAATTTCATATCCAACAAAAGTTGTCAAATTCCTAccagatatttattttttgtaaatctCTTTCATTTGTGGTTCATTTCTATTTTCAGGTTGTTTCAGCGATGGTGAGCAATGATCTCTTAAGCCTTGTGAACACTAGGCCTCTAAAATTCTGGAAAGAAACCCTTGCTCTTCTTTGCAGT TTTGCTCAGAGAGATGAATGGACTATGCTTTGTGACACACTTGCTTCAAAACTCATGGGGGCTGGCAATACATTAGCTGCAACTCTTTGTTTTATATGTGCTGGAAATATTGATAAAACAGTTGAAATTTGGTCAAGGAGCCTGTCAGATGAGCATGAGGGAAAATCTTATGTTGACCTTCTTCAG GATTTGATGGAAAAAACTATTGTTCTTGCCTTGGCAACTGGGCAGAAGCGCTTTAGTGCCTCTCTGTGCAAGCTTGTTGAAAAATATGCTGAAATCTTAGCAAGTCAAGGGTTGCTGACCACAGCAATGGAGTATCTAAAACTTTTGGGTTCTGAAGAACTTTCGACAGAACTTGTGATATTGAAGGACCGAATTGCACTGTCTACGGAACCTG AGAAAGACTTAAAAACCACTGGTTTTGAAAATTCTCAATCACACGGTGGATCCTTTTATGGGGCTGATAATTCCAATTATAATATGAATTATTATCAG GAATCAGCATCCCCTCAAGTGCCACATAGTGTTCCTGGAGTTCAATATCCTGATAGCTATCAACAGCCATTTGATCCTAGATATGGGAGTGGGTACAATACTCCTGTTCCACACCAGCAACCCCAACAACCCAATTTGTTTGTTCCATCACAGGCTACTCAGGTTCCCCAAGCTCCCCAG CTGAACTTCTCAAGTACTTCTGTAGCACCACCTCCCGTGAGAACTTTTGATCCTCAAACTCCTCCCGTGCTTAAAAACGTGGAGCTATATCAGCAGCCCACATTGGGTTCTCAATTGTATAAT ACAAACAACAATCCACCATTCCAGCCTACCAATCCACCTTACCAGCCTACACCTGCTCCATCACAAATGAACATGGGTCATGGCCACAACTTGCCACATGTTGCGGCACCTACCTCAAATCCAATGGGATTCATGCCAATCCCTAGTTCTGCTGGCGTTCAAAGACCTGGGGTGGGATCAAGTCAACCTCCCAGTCCCCCTCAGCCACAACCTATTCAACCGGCTGCTGCACCGGCAGCTCCACCACCTACCGTGCAGACTGCTGATACTTCAAGAGTACCTG CACACCAAGTGCCTATTGTCAACACATTGACAAGACTTTTCAATGAGACATCGGAAGCACTGGGAGGTCCACGCGCAAATGTACCAAAGAAGCGGGAGATAGAAGACAACTCAAAGAAACTTGGTGGGTTGTTTGCGAAGTTGAACAGTGGGGATATCTCCAAAAATGCTTCTGATAAGCTCCTTCAGCTTTGTAAGGCGATAGACATTGGTGATTTTACTGAAGCCCTTCAAATTCAG GTTCTTCTCACTACTACTGAATGGGATGAATGCCAGACCTGGTTAGGTCCACTGAAGCGAATGATCAAGACAAAGCAAAGTGTGAGATTAAGTTGA
- the LOC123920760 gene encoding protein transport protein SEC31 homolog B isoform X2 translates to MACIKGVNRSASVALAPDAPYLAAGTMAGAVDLSFSSSANLEIFKLDFQSDDPELPLVAEYPSSDRFNRLSWGRNGSSSEGFSLGLVAGGLVDGNIDIWNPLTLIRSEENESSLVGHLVRHKGPVRGLEFNTIAPNLLASGAEDGEICIWDLANPSEPTHFPPLKGSGSASQGEVSFLSWNSKVQHILASTSYNGTTVVWDLKKQKPVISFADSVRRRCSALQWNPDVATQLVVASDEDGSPSIRLWDMRNIMTPIKEFEGHTRGVIAMSWCPNDSSYLLTCGKDSRTICWDTISGEIAYELPAGTNWNFDVHWYSKIPGVISASSFDGKIGIYNIKGCRGSGETDFSAAPLRAPKWYKRPAGVSFGFGGKLVSFRPSASGSPAGASEVYVHNMVTEDGLVSRSSEFEAAIQNGERTLLRVLCDKKTQESESEEERETWGFLKVMFEDDGTARTKLLTHLGFNAPSETKDTVSDDISQEVNAIGLEDTAVNNVGHVATTETNIFSSDNGEDFFNNLPSPKAETPPSMAASNFVVADNANGSEKIEDDDVEVEESSDPSFDDSVQRALVVGDYKGAVSQCISANKWADALVIAHVGSTSLWESTRDQYLKKNRSPYLKVVSAMVSNDLLSLVNTRPLKFWKETLALLCSFAQRDEWTMLCDTLASKLMGAGNTLAATLCFICAGNIDKTVEIWSRSLSDEHEGKSYVDLLQDLMEKTIVLALATGQKRFSASLCKLVEKYAEILASQGLLTTAMEYLKLLGSEELSTELVILKDRIALSTEPEKDLKTTGFENSQSHGGSFYGADNSNYNMNYYQESASPQVPHSVPGVQYPDSYQQPFDPRYGSGYNTPVPHQQPQQPNLFVPSQATQVPQAPQLNFSSTSVAPPPVRTFDPQTPPVLKNVELYQQPTLGSQLYNTNNNPPFQPTNPPYQPTPAPSQMNMGHGHNLPHVAAPTSNPMGFMPIPSSAGVQRPGVGSSQPPSPPQPQPIQPAAAPAAPPPTVQTADTSRVPAHQVPIVNTLTRLFNETSEALGGPRANVPKKREIEDNSKKLGGLFAKLNSGDISKNASDKLLQLCKAIDIGDFTEALQIQVLLTTTEWDECQTWLGPLKRMIKTKQSVRLS, encoded by the exons ATGGCGTGTATCAAAGGGGTTAATCGATCGGCGTCAGTGGCGCTGGCGCCCGATGCACCGTATCTCGCTGCCGGTACTATGGCCGGCGCCGTTGATCTATCTTTTAGCTCATCGGCAAATCTTGAAATATTCAAGCTTGATTTCCAATCCGATGATCCCGAACTGCCTCTTGTTGCTGAATACCCTAGCTCCGACCGTTTCAACCGTTTATCTTGGGGGAGAAACGGTTCTTCTTCTGAAGGTTTTTCTCTTGGACTCGTTGCTGGTGGATTAGTCGATGGAAACATTGATATCTGGAATCCTCTCACTCTGATTCg tTCGGAGGAAAATGAAAGTTCTCTAGTTGGACACCTTGTAAGGCATAAGGGACCG GTTCGTGGACTTGAGTTTAATACAATTGCACCCAATCTTCTTGCATCTGGGGCTGAGGATGGTGAAATTTGCATATGGGATTTGGCCAATCCTTCAGAGCCTACACATTTTCCACCATTAAAG GGTAGTGGCTCTGCTTCCCAGGGGGAAGTTTCATTCTTATCTTGGAATAGTAAAGTGCAACACATATTAGCATCCACTTCATATAATGGGACCACTG TGGTTTGGGACCTAAAGAAGCAAAAGCCAGTGATAAG CTTTGCAGACTCAGTTAGACGGCGGTGCTCAGCTTTGCAGTGGAATCCTGATGTTGCTACACAACTTGTTGTTGCATCAGATGAAGACGGATCTCCTTCTATAAGG CTTTGGGATATGAGAAATATAATGACACCGATAAAGGAGTTTGAGGGGCACACTAGAG GGGTAATTGCAATGTCATGGTGTCCCAATGATAGCTCTTATTTGCTTACCTGTGGCAAGGATAGCCGAACTATATGCTGGGACACTATTTCTGGAGAG ATTGCCTATGAATTGCCAGCCGGAACTAACTGGAACTTTGATGTGCATTGGTATTCTAAGATACCTGGAGTAATATCAGCATCTTCCTTTGATGGAAAAATAGGCATATACAATATTAAG GGTTGCCGTGGTTCTGGAGAGACTGATTTTAGTGCAG CACCGCTGAGAGCTCCAAAATGGTATAAACGTCCTGCTGGTGTGTCatttggctttggaggtaaacTTGTGTCATTTCGTCCCAGTGCTTCAGGTTCTCCTGCTGGGGCTTCAGAG GTTTATGTGCATAACATGGTCACTGAAGACGGTCTGGTGAGTCGATCATCTGAATTTGAAGCTGCAATACAGAATGGGGAAAGAACTTTATTAAGGGTTTTATGTGATAAAAAGACTCAGGAATCAGA ATCCGAGGAGGAAAGGGAAACATGGGGCTTTTTGAAGGTTATGTTTGAAGATGATGGAACTGCAAGAACAAAACTTCTCACACACCTTGGTTTTAACGCACCAAGTGAAACAAAAGACACAGTTAGTGATGATATTTCTCAGGAAGTAAATGCTATTGGACTTGAGGACACAGCTGTTAATAACGTAGGGCATGTGGCTACTACTGAAACCAATATTTTCTCTTCTGACAACGGGGAGGATTTCTTTAACAATCTTCCCAGTCCTAAAGCTGAGACTCCTCCATCTATGGCTGCAAGCAACTTTGTTGTTGCAGATAATGCAAATGGTTCAGAGAAAATCGAAGATGATGATGTGGAAGTGGAAGAGAGCAGTGATCCTTCATTTGATGACAGTGTTCAGCGTGCTTTAGTTGTTGGGGACTACAAGGGGGCAGTTTCTCAATGCATATCTGCTAATAAGTGGGCTGATGCTTTAGTTATTGCTCACGTGGGTAGTACCTCCTTGTGGGAAAGTACACGGGATCAATACCTTAAGAAGAACCGATCACCATACTTAAAG GTTGTTTCAGCGATGGTGAGCAATGATCTCTTAAGCCTTGTGAACACTAGGCCTCTAAAATTCTGGAAAGAAACCCTTGCTCTTCTTTGCAGT TTTGCTCAGAGAGATGAATGGACTATGCTTTGTGACACACTTGCTTCAAAACTCATGGGGGCTGGCAATACATTAGCTGCAACTCTTTGTTTTATATGTGCTGGAAATATTGATAAAACAGTTGAAATTTGGTCAAGGAGCCTGTCAGATGAGCATGAGGGAAAATCTTATGTTGACCTTCTTCAG GATTTGATGGAAAAAACTATTGTTCTTGCCTTGGCAACTGGGCAGAAGCGCTTTAGTGCCTCTCTGTGCAAGCTTGTTGAAAAATATGCTGAAATCTTAGCAAGTCAAGGGTTGCTGACCACAGCAATGGAGTATCTAAAACTTTTGGGTTCTGAAGAACTTTCGACAGAACTTGTGATATTGAAGGACCGAATTGCACTGTCTACGGAACCTG AGAAAGACTTAAAAACCACTGGTTTTGAAAATTCTCAATCACACGGTGGATCCTTTTATGGGGCTGATAATTCCAATTATAATATGAATTATTATCAG GAATCAGCATCCCCTCAAGTGCCACATAGTGTTCCTGGAGTTCAATATCCTGATAGCTATCAACAGCCATTTGATCCTAGATATGGGAGTGGGTACAATACTCCTGTTCCACACCAGCAACCCCAACAACCCAATTTGTTTGTTCCATCACAGGCTACTCAGGTTCCCCAAGCTCCCCAG CTGAACTTCTCAAGTACTTCTGTAGCACCACCTCCCGTGAGAACTTTTGATCCTCAAACTCCTCCCGTGCTTAAAAACGTGGAGCTATATCAGCAGCCCACATTGGGTTCTCAATTGTATAAT ACAAACAACAATCCACCATTCCAGCCTACCAATCCACCTTACCAGCCTACACCTGCTCCATCACAAATGAACATGGGTCATGGCCACAACTTGCCACATGTTGCGGCACCTACCTCAAATCCAATGGGATTCATGCCAATCCCTAGTTCTGCTGGCGTTCAAAGACCTGGGGTGGGATCAAGTCAACCTCCCAGTCCCCCTCAGCCACAACCTATTCAACCGGCTGCTGCACCGGCAGCTCCACCACCTACCGTGCAGACTGCTGATACTTCAAGAGTACCTG CACACCAAGTGCCTATTGTCAACACATTGACAAGACTTTTCAATGAGACATCGGAAGCACTGGGAGGTCCACGCGCAAATGTACCAAAGAAGCGGGAGATAGAAGACAACTCAAAGAAACTTGGTGGGTTGTTTGCGAAGTTGAACAGTGGGGATATCTCCAAAAATGCTTCTGATAAGCTCCTTCAGCTTTGTAAGGCGATAGACATTGGTGATTTTACTGAAGCCCTTCAAATTCAG GTTCTTCTCACTACTACTGAATGGGATGAATGCCAGACCTGGTTAGGTCCACTGAAGCGAATGATCAAGACAAAGCAAAGTGTGAGATTAAGTTGA